CACTGGTCTATTCGGAGCCCAGAAATTCGTCACTGTCGGTACTTACATCTTCCTCTTCTCGGAGCGATGGGGACGGAAGCCAACATTATGGATTGCTGCAATTCTGATGTCGATCTGCTTCATCATTGTCACTGTCGTGAACAAGACGACTCTCGCGCCAGTCGACAACAAGACTACGGCTGCTGGTATTGCTACAGTAGCCATGATTTTCCTCACGAACACTATTTACCAGTTCTCTTGGGGTCCACTGCCCTGGCCATACGCTGCTGAGGTGAGTTCCCTCGAATCTAGCACATCCGACATCGTACTAACCTCGGAACCAGATCTTCCCATCCCGAATCCGCGAATTTGGCACTGGCGTCGGTGTTTCCACCCAATGGCTCTTCAATTTCCTCTTCTCGCTGACGACGCCGTACATGATCGCAGCATGGGGCACGTACGTGTTTGTATTCTACGCCATCCTCGACCTGGTCATGGCAACTCTAGTCTTCTTCTTCCTGAAGGAGACTAGAGGTAAAACCCTTGAAGAGATGGAGACCCTGTTCCATTCGAAAGCAGCATTCGACAACGAGGCAGCTAGGAAGAAGGCACTGGAGAGCAGCTCGGAAGATCGGTTTAGTGATCTGGACAACCAGGTGCAACTGACGAAGAACGATTCGGAGTTTGTGCGATGATTGTAATCGGCAGGCTTTGAGGGCTAAAAGCACTTGTACAGCAGTATCTTCAATCCGTGGTGTTCTTGATGGGGTCTCCGAACGTGAGCAAGCTACACTGACAATCCCAGATCTCCCTCATTCTCTGGATCTCAGCATGGGACGAGCTCGAGGGCTTCACGTTCTGTGCCTCAGCTTCACTGTACTCCGCGGGAGTCGCCACCTCAACAGGACTGGGGGGTGCTCTGCGCCACAAGCAACGCCTGGTAACAACATTCAACCCCGAAGGAGACTGCGACGTCACCTGAACCCCGTGCTCCGTGCTCACGAGCGACCACCCAGGAGCACGATCTAAATAATGCCTGTCGACGCGTAAACTGTCTACGCACTGTTCAAGCTCCGTGAACCACCAAGCTGCTCTTGCAACAAACTCGACATCCAGCTCCTCAGTACCGGTCTCACTGGCAATATTCAGTAGCGCGCACGCGGCGCCACCAAGGCCACCAACCCCTAGCAAAGTTATCGGCGTCCCATCCGGCCCAAGCGGGCACGTAACGAGACCTGGATCGAGGTACCAGAGCGTAACCCGGACTCTGTGCGGACGCCATGGTCCGAGCAGGCGGTTGAAAGTATCCACGTACCAGTGGGAGGTCAGCCAGCGGAGATCGCTGATGACATGGATCTGGTTCAGGTGAGTGAGGTTGTTGGGTGTCAGCATCTTCGTGAACGATCCCAGCCCCTCTGGACCCGGGTGTGCAAACGAGTCTGGTCCAGAGTGCATGAAAGTGGGCTCTGCTTGGCGGAGAGCAAGAGCGTTGGCTTCGAGCCAGATGAGGCGACATGTCAAAAGCATCTCGTATGAGCAGCGTTGGTGGCGGCGTGGAGAAGGGCGGTGGAGGTCGTGGAGCCTCTCTGATGGGATCAGGACGAACTCGAAGATCAAGAGGCGGACCTCAGTTGGTAAGGCGAAGAGAGGTGAGTCGGTTTGATCAGCACATTTGGCGATCGTTGCCTCGGTCCTGGTCGTTTCGATGGAGACAGCCAGGCCTCCGGATTTCTCGATATCGACCAAACGCTGGTAGGAGTGTGGTTTGGGAGGCCCGGGACCCCAGGCTTGCTTGATTCTCTCCCGCTTCCTTCTTCGAGACGGTTCCGCAGCCAATTCGTAGCACACGTAGCCGGTCACAACAATGATGCCAATGAGTATGATGACCGCCGCTCCAAGAAGGTAGTAGACATCTTCGCGGAACCGTCCCCAAGTCGACCTTGGATGCTTCTGCACCGGGCCAGGCAGTATCCGTCGCAATCTTTTCATCGTTGTTGCCAGAGCTGCAAGCTGGAGATGGAGACGACAATGCTCGAACAGGCACTCACGTCGGTTTTGACGGCAGTCAGACTATCTATGATGTTCCCCTTTAAGGCGACCTCAAGCACGGTCGCCTGAGAGGGAGGCTGATGCTTGGCACAGCCACTTCCTTCCAGGAGCCCGTGCCCTTTTCGATGTCATGCCCATGATATCCAAGAAGATCAACAGCATCCTACTCTGCCAGACGGCGTTCTAGCAGCATAGACGGGCATGACTGGCGCGAGTAAGGCTCTTCTACCTTGACATGCAAGCATCGTGGCTCAGTCGAAACGAACGCCCATGGATCACATTGCAGAGCTGCTTCAGGAGCCGGGCGCCAGCTTGCTACGTGCGTTCGCCATCCTGAGATTAGAAGACGTCCCTGCTATGCAGCACCTTGCTAGATGGTTTCCTGTAACGCCGGCAAGTATCGTAGCAAACAGACATTCATCCATGTAGTAGAAGCAACACCTCGAGCCGCGGTGTCATCTTGAAGGATCCAACGCCACCGCACGGCACGAGATGGCCGAGGCAGACAAGCAGATTCCATCAACTTTGTTCGAGCTTGGCTACGGAGATCTCTGAACTCTCGTGGAAGGTGATCTTCACGTCGAAGCCAGACGAACGAATCAAGGCCTGCACATTACCATACCACCCGATGCGCTGCACCTTTTAGGAAGGACAGCAACATTGTGATGGTGATGGAGTGGTGTAAGGCTAATACAGGCGTTGACAAGGGTGCTGTCGATATGTATACTCAGATTGCCAGTCCTGCTTGAATGCTGCGTGAGTAGGACTGCATCTTTTGAGTACATCGTCAAGATGGTACGGATCGTGGCCATCTTCCCTGCGCTGGTCGCATCAGTCGCTGCTCAACTCGACATTCCAGGACTCTTGGCCAGTCTAAGACCAGCTCCAGCCAACGATCCTCGCTTCACCAACTGGGTCGCCCCAGGTCCTAACGACGTCCGTTCGCCATGCCCCGGTCTGAACGCTCTGGCAAACCACGGCTTCCTCCACCACGACGGCCGAAACATGACAATCCCACACATGCTACAAGGCTTATCCGCAGGCATGAACATGGGTGCCTATTTCACCGTCCTCATCGGCGGCGCGGGTCTCCTCTCTTCGCCAAACGTCCTTGGGGGAGCCTTCGACCTCGACGATCTCGATCAACACAATTTCTCTATCGAACACGACGCTTCGCTTTCTCGTAGAGATGCGTTCTTTGGTGACGACCACAGCTTCTACAACAAGTAGTGGCAACAAGTCGTGTCCATGTTCCAGGGCGGCAAGACTGCTCTCCTCCCAGCAGCGAACTCGATCGCCAACCGTACGAGGGATTCGCAGGCTATCAATCCGACCTTCACCTACGGATTATCCTGAGTTCATCTTCCGGTACAGAGAGATATCTCCAGGCTATGGGTGGTGACGATGTCACTGGTGTGACGCGTGTTGACTGGGTCCGTATGCTGTTTGAGAAGGAGAAGCTTCCATATGAGCTGGGCTGGAGACCGCGTGCTGAGCCGATCACGATCCCAAGTCTTGGTCTGATGGTATTCAATCTGTTCGCTGTCAGCCCACAGAAGGTGCCGGAGGGCAAGAAGATTATACAGTAAGTTTTTCCTGCCGTTTTGTCAATGTATGTGCAGTCAAGCTAACGTTGCGACAGGGATACTTACAAGGATGTCTTTGAGGGACTTATCGGTGGCAGGAACATTCTCAATAACATCACCAACGACTTGGCTGATGCTGTTGGGCTGTAGGTAGAGTTCAGCACATCTCGAAGTATAAGACTGTTTTCGCCGGCTCAGTCAAGCTTGTTGGGCACTCGAACACTGTAAACTTTCCAAATAGTGGACTGTTGCTTTCCTGGAACGTCTTCATTTGCTGTGCAAATCAGCCTGCCTCCAAGAACACCTCCCCTCTCTCCTTTCTACGACCCCGTCCCCCTCAAACTCCTCACAAACTCCTCATACCCTCGAATCAACTCATTCGCACTCTTCCCCGTATTCCCATGCCAAGCCACAATCAAGGACGTCCAAGTTTTCGACGCAACAACACCATGACTCTCCGCCGTCCTCCCATTAACTGCATACACACTCTTATCATTCAATGCAAACATCTACTTCCAGTCAGCAAAGGATCCCCACCCACCCTGCCACTCCTCATAGATCCTGAGACGTACCTGGCCAGGATGCACCACCTCATAGCTGCCATTCTCAAAAGTAAGAGCGTTGTCGCGTTGGTTGCAATCCTGCTCGACGAGAAGTTTGTGGAGTGTTGCCAGGTCCTGTTCCGAGAGGGTGAAGTCGTCAGAAGTGGAGCCTAA
Above is a window of Fulvia fulva chromosome 6, complete sequence DNA encoding:
- a CDS encoding Putative sterigmatocystin biosynthesis peroxidase stcC, with the translated sequence MVRIVAIFPALVASVAAQLDIPGLLASLRPAPANDPRFTNWVAPGPNDVRSPCPGLNALANHGFLHHDGRNMTIPHMLQGLSAGMNMGAYFTVLIGGAGLLSSPNVLGGAFDLDDLDQHNFSIEHDASLSRRDAFFGDDHSFYNK